The Ranitomeya variabilis isolate aRanVar5 chromosome 7, aRanVar5.hap1, whole genome shotgun sequence genome includes a window with the following:
- the LOC143784719 gene encoding fibrinogen-like protein 1-like protein isoform X1, whose protein sequence is MSAVRPRRRCEEQVRAVPMMTPRWPFVLCVLFTWTLVRCEAFTFVSRADLYSQLANRHVLSHAQLQQLHNVPAAGVFRELVAKDCRAAYLNMRRTSGLYVLWPKASPPMVAYCDLSPEGAGWTFLQRNSLQDSMSFGSHNWDQYRNGFGDLTGDHWLGNDLIHHLTKHSPFTVRILLVDGQGNKYHADYSSFRVDSEGNDYSLRLGDYSGTAGDAMTTVNETGTHDNMKFSTTDRDNDRWSKNCAEAYGGGWWFDSCHSALLNTDGAIYWGGLCDKSRGCRASSIMVKPGRKNCSPEPLPGVGEYYPNHYSQP, encoded by the exons ATGAGCGCAGTGCGGCCCCGGAGACGCTGCGAGGAGCAGGTGCGTGCGGTCCCAAT GATGACTCCTCGGTGGCCCTTTGTCCTGTGCGTCCTCTTCACCTGGACCCTTGTGAGATGTGAAGCTTTCACCTTCGTGTCCCGGGCAGATTTATATTCCCAGCTCGCTAACAGACACGTGCTGAGCCACGCACAGCTGCAGCAGCTGCACAATGTGCCGGCGGCCGGGGTGTTCCGAG AACTTGTGGCCAAAGATTGCAGAGCGGCTTACCTGAACATGAGAAGGACCAGTGGGCTGTATGTGCTGTGGCCTAAGGCCTCCCCTCCAATGGTGGCGTACTGTGACCTGAGTCCGGAGGGGGCTGGCTGGACCTTCCTGCAGAGGAACTCGCTGCAGGACTCCATGTCTTTTGGGTCTCATAACTGGGACCAGTACAGAAATGGCTTTGGTGATCTGACGGGGGACCACTGGTTGGGCAATGACCTGATCCACCACCTTACCAAGCACAGCCCCTTCACGGTCAGGATCCTGCTGGTCGACGGTCAGGGTAACAAATATCATGCAGACTATTCTAGCTTCAGGGTGGACAGTGAGGGGAACGACTACAGCCTGAGGTTGGGGGACTATTCTGGGACTGCGGGGGACGCCATGACCACCGTGAATGAGACAGGGACCCATGACAACATGAAGTTCTCCACCACAGACAGAGACAACGACCGCTGGAGCAAGAACTGCGCAGAGGCCTATGGAGGAGGGTGGTGGTTCGACAGCTGCCACTCCGCTCTGCTCAATACTGACGGCGCCATATACTGGGGGGGTCTGTGTGACAAGAGCCGGGGCTGCCGGGCCTCGAGTATCATGGTGAAGCCAGGCAGGAAGAACTGCTCCCCCGAACCGCTGCCCGGAGTAGGGGAGTACTACCCCAATCACTACAGCCAGCCATAA
- the LOC143784719 gene encoding fibrinogen-like protein 1-like protein isoform X2, which translates to MTPRWPFVLCVLFTWTLVRCEAFTFVSRADLYSQLANRHVLSHAQLQQLHNVPAAGVFRELVAKDCRAAYLNMRRTSGLYVLWPKASPPMVAYCDLSPEGAGWTFLQRNSLQDSMSFGSHNWDQYRNGFGDLTGDHWLGNDLIHHLTKHSPFTVRILLVDGQGNKYHADYSSFRVDSEGNDYSLRLGDYSGTAGDAMTTVNETGTHDNMKFSTTDRDNDRWSKNCAEAYGGGWWFDSCHSALLNTDGAIYWGGLCDKSRGCRASSIMVKPGRKNCSPEPLPGVGEYYPNHYSQP; encoded by the exons ATGACTCCTCGGTGGCCCTTTGTCCTGTGCGTCCTCTTCACCTGGACCCTTGTGAGATGTGAAGCTTTCACCTTCGTGTCCCGGGCAGATTTATATTCCCAGCTCGCTAACAGACACGTGCTGAGCCACGCACAGCTGCAGCAGCTGCACAATGTGCCGGCGGCCGGGGTGTTCCGAG AACTTGTGGCCAAAGATTGCAGAGCGGCTTACCTGAACATGAGAAGGACCAGTGGGCTGTATGTGCTGTGGCCTAAGGCCTCCCCTCCAATGGTGGCGTACTGTGACCTGAGTCCGGAGGGGGCTGGCTGGACCTTCCTGCAGAGGAACTCGCTGCAGGACTCCATGTCTTTTGGGTCTCATAACTGGGACCAGTACAGAAATGGCTTTGGTGATCTGACGGGGGACCACTGGTTGGGCAATGACCTGATCCACCACCTTACCAAGCACAGCCCCTTCACGGTCAGGATCCTGCTGGTCGACGGTCAGGGTAACAAATATCATGCAGACTATTCTAGCTTCAGGGTGGACAGTGAGGGGAACGACTACAGCCTGAGGTTGGGGGACTATTCTGGGACTGCGGGGGACGCCATGACCACCGTGAATGAGACAGGGACCCATGACAACATGAAGTTCTCCACCACAGACAGAGACAACGACCGCTGGAGCAAGAACTGCGCAGAGGCCTATGGAGGAGGGTGGTGGTTCGACAGCTGCCACTCCGCTCTGCTCAATACTGACGGCGCCATATACTGGGGGGGTCTGTGTGACAAGAGCCGGGGCTGCCGGGCCTCGAGTATCATGGTGAAGCCAGGCAGGAAGAACTGCTCCCCCGAACCGCTGCCCGGAGTAGGGGAGTACTACCCCAATCACTACAGCCAGCCATAA